One Pullulanibacillus sp. KACC 23026 DNA segment encodes these proteins:
- a CDS encoding GerMN domain-containing protein → MRMTGKSPILAAMLVAPLVLTGCGYGKTTGSNINPAPTSVNHTKSGDTAKSPTKESTNATQTSAQLHQTEIYLIDKNGHVAPQFLELPATKTVAQQALNYMVKDGPVTDLLPNSFQAVLPPGTTSKLNLKSDGTLVADFSKEFLNYDPKYETQMLQAITWTLTQFDNVKRVQLRVNGQDLTQMPATKTSVDPSGLTRADGINNDLGNVTDVTGSENTTVYYLSQTTSGKTYYVPVTERINGSTDDLATVVNTVVNGPTSDSTLMSPFGTDVSLVSDPQVKDGVATLNFNENFYSNSKSKTVSDEAVNVLALSLIGKDGISKVSIEVNGNSKMTLDSGKTLTKPVSLPVVNKTGV, encoded by the coding sequence ATGCGCATGACGGGCAAATCACCCATTCTTGCTGCGATGCTCGTCGCCCCGCTCGTATTAACGGGTTGCGGATACGGGAAGACAACAGGTTCTAACATCAATCCAGCGCCAACCAGTGTTAATCATACGAAATCAGGAGATACGGCAAAATCGCCAACTAAGGAAAGTACTAACGCGACACAAACAAGTGCTCAATTGCATCAAACGGAAATTTACCTCATTGATAAAAATGGGCATGTTGCTCCACAATTCTTAGAATTACCAGCGACGAAGACAGTGGCTCAGCAGGCTCTAAATTACATGGTCAAAGATGGACCGGTAACCGATCTTCTTCCTAATAGTTTTCAGGCTGTTTTACCACCTGGAACCACATCCAAGCTGAACTTGAAATCGGATGGCACACTGGTGGCTGATTTTTCAAAAGAATTTTTGAACTATGATCCAAAGTATGAGACACAAATGCTTCAAGCGATCACTTGGACGCTCACACAGTTCGATAATGTAAAACGGGTTCAACTAAGAGTCAATGGCCAGGATTTAACCCAGATGCCAGCGACGAAGACGTCCGTTGACCCTAGTGGTTTAACACGGGCAGATGGCATCAACAATGATCTTGGGAATGTGACTGATGTAACGGGAAGTGAAAATACCACGGTGTATTACTTGTCTCAAACCACGAGCGGTAAGACCTATTATGTTCCCGTTACAGAAAGAATAAATGGCTCAACCGATGATCTTGCAACCGTTGTTAATACGGTAGTTAACGGTCCGACGAGCGATTCAACCTTGATGTCGCCATTTGGAACGGACGTCAGTCTTGTGTCAGACCCTCAAGTCAAGGACGGGGTGGCGACACTTAACTTCAATGAGAATTTTTATTCGAATTCCAAAAGTAAAACAGTTAGTGATGAGGCGGTAAATGTGCTCGCTTTATCATTGATTGGTAAAGACGGTATTTCCAAAGTGAGCATTGAAGTCAATGGAAACAGTAAAATGACACTGGACTCTGGAAAAACCTTGACCAAACCGGTCAGCCTTCCTGTTGTGAATAAAACGGGGGTTTAA
- the sdhB gene encoding succinate dehydrogenase iron-sulfur subunit → MEEKKTVRFIIQRQDGPDATPYEEVFEVPYRQNMNVISALMEIRRNPVNAKGEPTSPPQWEMNCLEEVCGACSMVINGKPRQACTALVDKLEQPVRLEPMRTFPVVRDLAVDRSRMFEALKKVKAWIPIDGTYDLGPGPRMAETKRQWAYELSKCMTCGVCLEACPNVNSKSDFIGPAPLSQVRLFNSHPTGAMNKKERLETIMGDGGIEGCGNSQNCVQSCPKGIPLTTSIAALNRDTAIQAFKNFFGSDNNI, encoded by the coding sequence GTGGAAGAGAAGAAAACCGTTCGCTTTATTATTCAACGGCAAGACGGGCCGGATGCGACCCCTTACGAAGAAGTATTCGAGGTGCCTTACCGTCAAAATATGAACGTGATTTCGGCACTGATGGAAATTCGCCGCAACCCGGTTAATGCTAAAGGAGAACCAACCTCCCCTCCACAATGGGAAATGAACTGTTTGGAAGAGGTGTGCGGAGCTTGTTCTATGGTTATTAACGGGAAACCGCGTCAGGCTTGTACCGCTCTAGTCGATAAGCTTGAACAGCCTGTTCGCCTTGAACCAATGCGGACATTCCCTGTTGTTCGTGATTTAGCGGTTGACCGCAGCAGAATGTTTGAAGCTCTTAAGAAAGTAAAAGCCTGGATTCCAATTGACGGAACTTATGATTTGGGTCCTGGACCGCGTATGGCTGAAACAAAACGCCAATGGGCTTATGAGCTTTCAAAATGTATGACCTGCGGGGTTTGTCTTGAAGCTTGTCCAAACGTTAACAGCAAATCAGATTTCATTGGACCTGCTCCTCTTTCTCAAGTTCGTTTGTTCAATTCACATCCAACGGGTGCTATGAATAAGAAGGAACGTCTTGAAACGATTATGGGAGACGGCGGGATCGAAGGATGCGGAAACTCTCAAAACTGTGTCCAGTCTTGCCCTAAAGGCATTCCATTGACCACTTCAATCGCTGCACTTAACAGAGACACCGCCATTCAGGCATTTAAAAATTTCTTTGGCAGTGATAATAATATTTAA
- the sdhA gene encoding succinate dehydrogenase flavoprotein subunit, with translation MSNGKVIVVGGGLAGLMSAIKIAEAGVQVDLFSVVPVKRSHSVCAQGGINGAVNTKGEGDSPWIHFDDTIYGGDFLANQAQVKAMCEAAPGIIHLMDRMGVMFNRTPEGLLDFRRFGGTQHHRTAYAGATTGQQLLYALDEQVRRHEVNGLVKKYEYWEFLSTVVDENEVCRGIVAQNLKSMAIETFAADAVILATGGCGIIFGKSTNSMINTGTAAGAVYQQGVHYANGEFIQIHPTAIPGDDKLRLMSESARGEGGRIWTYKDGKPWYFLEEKYPAYGNLVPRDIATREIFDVCVNQKLGLNGENMVYLDLSHKDPHELDIKLGGIMEIYEKFVGDDPRKVPMKIFPAVHYSMGGLWVDVNQMTNIKGLFACGEADYQYHGANRLGANSLLSAIFGGMVTGPNAVEYIDNLDKQSEDLSSRLFDQNRLREQEKYDNILAMDGKENAYIIHKELGEWMTDNVTVVRENKKLLQTDQKIQELMERYQSININDTSKWSNSGASFTRQLWNMLQLARVITIGAYNRNESRGAHYKPEFPERNDEEWLKTTKATYNAEKNQPDFSYEDVDVSFIKPRKRDYSTKH, from the coding sequence ATGAGTAACGGTAAAGTGATCGTCGTAGGCGGTGGATTAGCTGGTCTTATGTCAGCCATCAAAATTGCCGAAGCCGGCGTACAAGTCGATTTATTTTCGGTTGTACCAGTTAAAAGGTCCCATTCCGTTTGTGCACAGGGCGGAATTAATGGCGCTGTAAATACAAAGGGTGAAGGTGATTCACCATGGATTCATTTCGATGATACGATTTATGGTGGAGACTTCTTAGCGAATCAGGCACAAGTTAAAGCAATGTGTGAAGCCGCACCGGGCATCATCCATTTGATGGACCGCATGGGAGTTATGTTTAACCGGACGCCTGAAGGTTTGCTTGACTTCCGTCGTTTTGGAGGAACACAGCATCACCGTACAGCTTATGCGGGGGCAACGACTGGTCAACAATTGCTTTATGCACTTGATGAGCAAGTTCGCCGCCATGAAGTTAATGGGCTTGTTAAGAAATATGAGTACTGGGAATTCTTATCCACCGTTGTCGATGAAAATGAGGTTTGTCGCGGGATCGTTGCACAAAACTTAAAATCTATGGCGATTGAAACGTTTGCTGCCGATGCGGTTATTTTAGCAACAGGCGGATGCGGTATTATCTTTGGTAAATCTACTAATTCGATGATTAATACAGGTACAGCGGCAGGTGCTGTTTATCAACAAGGCGTTCATTACGCTAACGGAGAATTTATCCAAATTCACCCAACAGCTATCCCAGGGGACGATAAGCTTCGTCTCATGAGTGAATCTGCTCGCGGTGAAGGTGGCCGAATTTGGACGTACAAAGATGGGAAGCCATGGTATTTCTTAGAAGAGAAGTACCCAGCCTATGGTAACCTTGTTCCTCGTGACATCGCAACACGTGAAATTTTTGATGTGTGCGTCAATCAGAAACTTGGTTTGAATGGCGAAAACATGGTTTACTTGGACCTTTCTCATAAAGATCCGCACGAGCTTGATATTAAGCTTGGCGGTATTATGGAAATCTATGAAAAATTCGTAGGCGATGACCCTCGTAAAGTTCCGATGAAGATTTTCCCAGCTGTTCACTATTCAATGGGCGGACTTTGGGTAGACGTTAATCAAATGACGAACATTAAAGGGCTATTTGCTTGCGGTGAAGCGGACTATCAATATCACGGTGCTAACCGTCTAGGTGCGAACTCGCTTCTTTCTGCTATTTTTGGCGGTATGGTGACAGGACCTAACGCAGTTGAATATATCGATAACTTGGACAAACAATCCGAGGATCTCTCTTCACGTCTCTTTGATCAAAATCGTTTACGTGAACAAGAAAAATACGATAACATTTTGGCAATGGATGGAAAAGAGAATGCTTACATCATTCACAAAGAACTTGGGGAATGGATGACGGACAACGTGACAGTAGTTCGTGAAAATAAGAAGCTTCTTCAAACCGATCAGAAAATCCAAGAGCTTATGGAGCGTTATCAAAGCATTAACATTAATGATACTTCTAAATGGAGCAACAGCGGCGCTTCCTTTACTCGTCAATTGTGGAATATGCTCCAATTAGCACGTGTGATCACGATTGGGGCATACAACCGTAATGAAAGCCGCGGCGCGCACTATAAGCCTGAGTTCCCAGAACGTAATGACGAAGAATGGTTGAAGACAACAAAAGCAACCTATAATGCTGAGAAAAATCAACCAGACTTCTCTTATGAAGATGTTGATGTTTCATTTATTAAGCCGCGTAAACGCGACTACTCGACAAAACATTAA
- a CDS encoding MarR family transcriptional regulator: MAEISAFDAQNYTVLEKQLRYVASRIRVTGRQMLTEVGITPPQFVALQWISEEEGITIGELSSHLFLAFSTTTDLIDKLEEKEFVERKKDTKDKRLVRIFLKENGEAIIQSVIRKRQEFLGEHLATIPSEFVEAFQQGLGLLYASIKKEQGHLRK; this comes from the coding sequence ATGGCTGAAATCAGTGCCTTTGATGCTCAAAACTATACAGTTCTCGAAAAACAATTACGGTATGTGGCTTCTCGGATTCGGGTAACCGGACGTCAAATGCTGACAGAAGTTGGCATTACCCCGCCTCAGTTTGTCGCGCTGCAATGGATTTCTGAAGAAGAAGGGATAACAATCGGTGAACTTTCTTCTCATTTGTTTTTGGCTTTTAGCACGACAACTGATTTAATAGATAAGCTTGAAGAAAAGGAATTTGTCGAACGAAAAAAGGATACAAAAGATAAACGATTAGTCCGCATTTTTCTTAAAGAAAATGGAGAGGCCATTATCCAATCAGTTATCCGCAAACGGCAGGAGTTTTTGGGAGAACATCTCGCAACCATTCCAAGTGAATTTGTGGAAGCTTTTCAACAAGGATTAGGACTGCTCTATGCAAGCATAAAAAAAGAACAGGGACATCTAAGAAAATGA
- a CDS encoding succinate dehydrogenase cytochrome b558 subunit: protein MAQRDFVSRRLHSFLGLIPIGLFLVVHLTVNFYATGGAQSFNQAANFMENLPYLIFLEIVLIYLPLLFHAIYGIYIAFQAKTNVNRFKYYRNWLFFFQRWTGLFLVIFLAWHIWETRVQMALGEPLDFSMMQQILSNPWMCAFYIVGVLSAVFHFSNGLWAFMVHWGITVSPKSQKAMAYVSVIIFVLLAIVGVSAVFAFVGA, encoded by the coding sequence ATGGCACAGAGAGATTTTGTTAGCCGCAGACTGCATTCCTTTTTGGGGTTAATCCCAATTGGATTGTTCTTGGTTGTACACCTTACTGTTAACTTTTATGCAACAGGTGGTGCCCAGTCGTTTAACCAAGCCGCTAACTTTATGGAAAACCTTCCATATTTGATTTTTTTAGAAATCGTTCTCATTTATTTGCCGCTTTTGTTTCATGCCATTTATGGAATTTATATTGCTTTCCAAGCAAAAACCAACGTTAATCGCTTCAAATACTATCGTAACTGGCTCTTCTTTTTTCAACGTTGGACCGGGTTGTTCTTAGTTATTTTCCTAGCTTGGCACATTTGGGAAACACGTGTACAAATGGCTTTAGGGGAACCTCTTGACTTTAGTATGATGCAGCAGATTCTAAGCAATCCATGGATGTGTGCTTTTTACATCGTTGGGGTTCTATCGGCAGTTTTTCATTTTTCGAATGGTCTTTGGGCATTTATGGTTCACTGGGGGATTACCGTTTCTCCAAAGTCACAAAAGGCCATGGCTTATGTATCCGTAATTATATTCGTACTGCTTGCGATTGTAGGAGTAAGTGCCGTGTTTGCATTTGTTGGCGCTTAA
- a CDS encoding LuxR C-terminal-related transcriptional regulator, translating to MNHRPKPLLTKREREVFELLVQDKTTRDIAQELFISEKTVRNHISNTMQKLGVKGRSQAVVELLRIGELEL from the coding sequence TTGAACCATCGACCAAAGCCATTGTTAACTAAAAGGGAAAGAGAAGTTTTCGAGCTGTTGGTTCAGGATAAAACAACTAGAGACATTGCTCAAGAACTCTTTATCAGTGAGAAGACAGTTCGAAATCATATTTCCAACACAATGCAAAAACTAGGTGTTAAGGGTCGCTCCCAAGCGGTCGTCGAATTGCTTCGGATCGGAGAACTGGAGCTATAG
- the uvrC gene encoding excinuclease ABC subunit UvrC yields the protein MNDLIKEKLATLPDRPGCYLMKNSQGTIIYVGKAKILKNRVRSYFTGSHGAKTQLLVSEIADFEYIVTSSDIEALILEMNLIKEHDPRYNIMLRDDKSYPYIKLTKERHPRLIITRKVTKNSGRYFGPYPNVTAAQETKKLLDRLYPLRKCRTLPDRVCLYYHIGQCLAPCVNDIKEETYEEMTESIIRFLNGGHQEIKKELMENMQKAAEALEFEKAKELRDQIRHIETVTEKQKVQFNDLTDRDVFNYAYDKGWMCVQVFFMRQGKLIERDVSIFPFYNEPEEDFLTFIGQFYLHANHFKPKEVLIPNKVDLDLVQGLLEINVAQPTRGRKKELVEMARQNAELALKEKFTLIERDEERTVIAIENLGKALNIPTPHRIETFDNSNIQGVHPVSAMVVFEDGKPNKKLYRKYHIKTVEGANDVGTMKEVVRRRYSRLLKENKPLPDLILIDGGKGQMRAAREVLEDELGLEIPICGLAKDDKHKTAQLLIGEPPEAVELSRKGQEFYLLQRIQDEVHRFAISFHRQTRDKAMAKSVLDGIEGIGPKRKQQLLRHFGSIKKIKEASLDQLVESGLPKPTAELVLSTLNEKAMNEKE from the coding sequence ATGAATGACCTCATAAAAGAAAAGTTGGCGACACTCCCTGATCGTCCTGGCTGTTATTTGATGAAAAATAGTCAAGGGACGATTATTTATGTTGGGAAAGCCAAAATATTGAAAAATCGTGTCCGATCTTATTTTACCGGCAGTCATGGAGCGAAAACACAGCTCTTAGTCAGTGAAATAGCGGATTTTGAATACATTGTTACCTCCTCAGATATCGAGGCGTTAATACTTGAAATGAACCTGATTAAGGAGCATGATCCCCGCTATAATATCATGCTTCGTGATGACAAGAGCTACCCGTATATTAAATTGACAAAAGAAAGGCATCCGCGCCTTATCATTACGAGAAAGGTCACCAAAAACTCGGGGCGTTATTTTGGACCCTATCCGAATGTCACCGCTGCACAAGAAACAAAAAAGCTATTGGATCGCCTTTATCCGCTCCGAAAGTGCCGAACTCTGCCAGACCGTGTTTGTCTGTATTACCATATTGGTCAGTGCCTCGCTCCGTGTGTAAACGACATAAAGGAAGAGACTTATGAGGAAATGACAGAGAGTATCATCCGATTTTTAAATGGTGGGCACCAGGAAATTAAAAAGGAATTAATGGAAAACATGCAAAAAGCAGCTGAAGCCCTCGAGTTTGAAAAGGCCAAAGAGCTCCGCGATCAAATCCGCCATATTGAAACAGTAACCGAAAAGCAAAAGGTCCAATTCAATGATTTGACTGACCGCGACGTCTTTAACTATGCGTACGATAAGGGCTGGATGTGTGTCCAAGTCTTTTTCATGCGGCAGGGGAAGTTGATCGAGCGCGATGTGTCGATTTTTCCGTTTTATAACGAGCCTGAAGAAGATTTTCTAACGTTTATTGGCCAGTTTTATTTGCATGCGAATCACTTTAAGCCGAAAGAAGTCCTTATTCCAAATAAAGTCGACCTTGATTTAGTTCAAGGCCTCCTTGAAATCAATGTTGCTCAGCCGACTAGAGGACGGAAGAAAGAACTCGTTGAAATGGCCAGACAGAATGCCGAACTTGCCTTGAAAGAAAAGTTTACCTTAATTGAACGCGATGAGGAACGAACAGTGATTGCAATTGAGAACTTAGGTAAAGCTCTTAATATTCCGACCCCTCATCGAATTGAGACATTTGATAATTCCAATATCCAAGGCGTTCATCCGGTTTCGGCCATGGTTGTGTTTGAGGATGGCAAGCCTAATAAAAAACTCTATCGTAAATATCACATAAAAACGGTGGAGGGGGCCAATGATGTGGGGACGATGAAAGAGGTCGTCCGGCGTCGTTACAGCCGTCTTTTAAAAGAAAATAAACCGCTGCCTGATTTAATTCTCATCGATGGAGGAAAAGGCCAAATGCGTGCCGCACGAGAGGTGCTTGAAGATGAACTGGGTCTTGAAATTCCGATTTGCGGGCTTGCCAAGGATGATAAGCATAAAACGGCCCAACTTTTAATTGGAGAGCCTCCTGAGGCGGTCGAATTATCGAGAAAGGGGCAAGAATTTTACCTCTTGCAGCGCATCCAGGATGAAGTACACCGCTTTGCGATTTCCTTTCATCGGCAGACGCGTGATAAAGCTATGGCGAAATCGGTTCTCGATGGTATTGAAGGCATCGGACCTAAACGAAAGCAGCAGCTTCTCCGTCATTTTGGTTCAATTAAAAAGATTAAAGAGGCCAGCCTTGACCAGTTAGTTGAAAGTGGATTGCCCAAGCCCACGGCGGAACTTGTCCTTTCAACCCTAAATGAAAAAGCAATGAATGAGAAGGAATAA
- a CDS encoding aspartate kinase, translating into MTLQVMKFGGTSVGSIEKIQRVGSRIQKKKAAGYDVIVVVSAMGKTTDHLVDLAAGITVRPSKREMDMLLATGEQQTMALLAMYLINEGIEAVSMMGWQAGMVTEASHGNARIADIKRESIQKQLNLGKVVIVAGFQGVTEDFEITTLGRGGSDTSAVALAAAFKAELCEIYTDVEGVYTTDPRYVSKARKLAELSYDEMLEMANLGAGVLHPRSVENAKKYKVPLVVRSSFNDEPGTIIKEETSMETGLAVSGLAFEKEVTKITLLGLPNKIETLSNVFKVLAGAGVNVDIIIQNALDKETTSISFTIASTHLADALDVLKTNQPILSYSDLNIESNLAKVSIIGSGMVSNPGVAADMFEVMSNIDVKIKMVSTSEIKVSTVIPTSDLNKALEALHEAFHLDSPLVEPELSSKA; encoded by the coding sequence GTGACATTGCAAGTGATGAAGTTTGGGGGCACATCCGTTGGGTCTATTGAGAAAATTCAACGTGTAGGGTCTCGCATCCAGAAGAAGAAGGCAGCAGGTTACGATGTTATTGTGGTGGTTTCCGCGATGGGGAAGACGACCGATCATCTTGTGGACTTGGCTGCGGGTATAACAGTCCGCCCAAGTAAGCGTGAAATGGATATGCTGCTCGCAACAGGTGAGCAACAGACGATGGCCTTGCTTGCGATGTATTTAATCAATGAAGGGATCGAAGCCGTTTCTATGATGGGCTGGCAGGCGGGTATGGTCACGGAGGCTTCTCATGGTAATGCAAGAATCGCAGATATAAAACGAGAATCGATTCAAAAACAATTAAATCTAGGCAAAGTTGTTATCGTGGCAGGCTTTCAGGGAGTAACAGAAGATTTCGAGATAACGACATTAGGCCGCGGAGGGTCTGACACTTCTGCAGTGGCTCTGGCTGCCGCGTTTAAAGCAGAATTATGCGAGATTTATACCGATGTAGAGGGGGTCTACACCACCGATCCCCGTTATGTATCCAAGGCAAGGAAGCTTGCTGAACTGTCTTACGATGAGATGCTTGAAATGGCCAACCTTGGAGCAGGTGTGCTCCATCCAAGATCGGTTGAAAATGCGAAAAAATACAAGGTTCCTCTTGTTGTAAGAAGCAGTTTTAATGATGAGCCTGGAACGATTATTAAGGAGGAAACGTCAATGGAAACAGGATTAGCGGTCAGCGGTCTTGCTTTTGAAAAAGAAGTAACCAAAATTACTTTGCTTGGACTGCCTAATAAAATTGAAACTTTGTCGAATGTCTTCAAGGTACTCGCAGGAGCGGGGGTTAATGTGGACATCATTATTCAAAATGCTTTGGATAAAGAAACAACCTCGATCTCTTTCACGATTGCCAGCACCCATTTGGCAGATGCACTAGATGTGTTGAAAACGAATCAGCCAATCCTTAGCTATTCTGATTTAAATATTGAATCCAATCTCGCAAAAGTGTCGATCATTGGTTCGGGTATGGTCTCCAACCCAGGGGTTGCAGCGGACATGTTTGAAGTGATGTCTAACATTGATGTAAAAATTAAAATGGTCAGCACCTCTGAAATCAAAGTGTCAACGGTTATTCCAACAAGCGACCTCAATAAGGCATTAGAAGCGCTTCATGAGGCTTTTCATCTCGATTCACCGCTGGTTGAGCCTGAACTCTCCTCTAAAGCTTAA
- a CDS encoding YslB family protein, giving the protein MEKRLPQIEVIGNTNVSAFGLELLRTVVIPELLGDETHPILYWAGRRLARQYPLQDVADLPAFFEKAGWGQLELKESKKDHCLYFLTSELIEARIKDDEHTTFSLETGFLAEQYERLTQYKAEAIMEVKTGKQKRAEIQIQWDLKDPVEKKSE; this is encoded by the coding sequence ATGGAAAAGAGATTACCCCAAATCGAAGTCATTGGAAACACGAATGTATCAGCCTTTGGGCTTGAACTGCTTCGTACGGTTGTTATTCCCGAATTATTGGGCGATGAAACCCATCCAATCTTATACTGGGCAGGAAGACGGCTCGCTCGTCAATACCCATTGCAAGATGTTGCGGACCTTCCTGCATTTTTTGAAAAAGCCGGCTGGGGTCAGCTTGAACTCAAAGAAAGCAAAAAAGATCACTGCCTTTATTTTCTGACTTCTGAATTGATAGAAGCCCGAATAAAGGACGATGAACATACGACCTTTTCACTCGAAACCGGCTTCCTAGCTGAGCAATATGAACGATTGACCCAATATAAAGCCGAAGCGATCATGGAGGTCAAAACAGGAAAACAAAAACGGGCTGAGATTCAAATTCAATGGGACTTAAAAGATCCAGTTGAAAAGAAATCTGAATAA
- the racE gene encoding glutamate racemase, with product MRQPIGVIDSGVGGLTVAREIIRQLPNEQILYLGDTRRCPYGSRPAEEVIEYTWEMTRYLLAKDIKLLVIACNTATAFAFNEIRKVLPIPVVGVVYPGARAAIKMTRNRHVGVIGTVGTISSKAYNQALHGLHPYIKITSLACPSLAPLVESGKLEGEQSLQIVRNELLPFRDVPIDTLILGCTHYPFLKPFIKKVMGEHVQLIDSGEETARETSTILYLKGLLSQENPPPHEFYATGSAQVLERIVRDGLKIKAITRTVQLV from the coding sequence GTGAGACAACCGATTGGAGTCATTGATTCAGGCGTCGGTGGCTTGACTGTTGCCCGTGAGATCATAAGGCAATTGCCTAACGAACAAATCCTTTATTTAGGTGACACTCGGAGATGTCCTTATGGGTCAAGGCCAGCCGAAGAGGTTATTGAATATACTTGGGAGATGACGCGTTATCTTTTAGCCAAGGATATTAAGCTCCTTGTGATTGCTTGTAATACAGCAACGGCTTTTGCTTTTAATGAAATTAGGAAGGTGCTGCCTATTCCCGTTGTTGGGGTGGTCTATCCTGGGGCGAGGGCTGCGATTAAGATGACTCGCAATCGTCACGTTGGAGTTATTGGAACAGTTGGAACGATCAGCAGTAAGGCTTATAATCAAGCGCTTCACGGCCTTCATCCTTATATTAAAATTACAAGTTTGGCCTGTCCTTCTCTTGCTCCACTTGTGGAATCGGGTAAATTAGAGGGTGAGCAGTCGCTTCAAATTGTGAGAAATGAGCTGCTTCCTTTTAGAGATGTGCCTATTGATACCTTGATTTTAGGCTGTACCCACTATCCATTCTTAAAACCGTTTATTAAAAAAGTAATGGGGGAGCATGTTCAATTAATTGACTCTGGTGAGGAGACAGCGCGGGAAACGAGTACTATTCTTTATTTGAAAGGGCTCTTGTCTCAAGAAAACCCTCCACCTCATGAATTTTATGCGACAGGTTCGGCACAGGTATTGGAGCGGATTGTAAGGGATGGGCTCAAGATCAAAGCGATTACGCGAACTGTTCAATTGGTTTAG